In the genome of Phycisphaerae bacterium, one region contains:
- a CDS encoding PEP-CTERM sorting domain-containing protein (PEP-CTERM proteins occur, often in large numbers, in the proteomes of bacteria that also encode an exosortase, a predicted intramembrane cysteine proteinase. The presence of a PEP-CTERM domain at a protein's C-terminus predicts cleavage within the sorting domain, followed by covalent anchoring to some some component of the (usually Gram-negative) cell surface. Many PEP-CTERM proteins exhibit an unusual sequence composition that includes large numbers of potential glycosylation sites. Expression of one such protein has been shown restore the ability of a bacterium to form floc, a type of biofilm.) produces MRRLLIGAAACGALASAALAAPTLDGARDAAYGPPKAVQTVQTNFGDANPNGGSELDAAYARIEGGTLYLMLTGNLENNFNKLNVFFDSQAGGQNVLQNDALNGGNNPENDGWAGKHSGFTFDTGFQADYMLILRNGNFGGDRFEIDFATIGGGVGAFQAAVNVFGGSLTGSNANALPNGIGVAYDRSNAGGVTGGTGAADQSAAAAVTTGIELSIPLSVIGSPAGAFAISAMINGSNHDYLSNQFLGGLTPPQGNLGGDGTGGFNGTVGQINLNNFAGEQFFVVPEPASLALLALAGVALLRRPAGTLPPLR; encoded by the coding sequence ATGCGTAGACTTCTGATAGGGGCGGCGGCGTGTGGTGCGCTGGCCTCGGCGGCGCTGGCCGCTCCAACCCTTGACGGCGCGCGTGATGCGGCTTACGGTCCTCCGAAGGCGGTGCAGACCGTGCAGACCAACTTCGGCGACGCGAACCCTAACGGCGGCAGCGAGCTCGACGCGGCCTATGCCCGCATCGAAGGTGGTACCCTGTACCTGATGCTGACCGGCAACCTCGAGAACAACTTCAACAAGCTCAACGTCTTCTTTGACTCGCAGGCCGGCGGCCAGAACGTCCTGCAGAACGACGCCTTGAACGGTGGCAACAACCCCGAGAACGACGGCTGGGCGGGCAAGCATTCTGGCTTCACGTTCGACACGGGTTTCCAGGCCGACTACATGCTGATCCTGCGGAACGGCAACTTCGGGGGCGACCGTTTCGAGATCGACTTCGCCACAATCGGCGGCGGCGTCGGTGCGTTCCAGGCCGCCGTGAACGTGTTCGGTGGCTCACTGACCGGCTCGAACGCCAACGCCTTGCCGAACGGCATCGGCGTCGCATACGATCGCTCGAACGCCGGTGGCGTCACCGGGGGTACTGGGGCTGCTGACCAGTCCGCTGCGGCAGCCGTGACGACCGGCATCGAGCTGTCGATCCCGCTGTCGGTAATCGGCAGCCCGGCCGGCGCGTTTGCCATCTCCGCAATGATCAACGGCAGCAACCACGACTACCTGTCGAACCAGTTCCTGGGCGGGCTAACACCGCCGCAAGGCAATCTCGGCGGCGACGGTACGGGCGGCTTCAACGGAACAGTCGGCCAGATCAACCTGAACAACTTCGCTGGCGAGCAGTTCTTCGTCGTACCCGAGCCGGCCAGCCTGGCCCTGCTCGCGCTGGCGGGGGTGGCGCTGCTGCGCCGTCCGGCGGGCACGCTTCCGCCGCTACGCTGA
- a CDS encoding endonuclease/exonuclease/phosphatase family protein — protein MTYNLKFASTNPPNAWPTRRPLMREVIRQIAPDVFGTQEGLYEQLKDLAVDLPEYDWIGLGRKGGSRDEFMAGFFRKARLEPLTFDHFWLSDMPEVIGSNTWGTKHPRMVTWVKFLDRQTQQEFYLWNTHFDNDLQTAREKAAPLVRKRIAALETTLPVILTGDFNAAGGRNQAHKILTEDGFLSDKRVTAKAHKGEDLDTSNGFKAIRRNGARIDWILTRGEFTVDTAEIVTFSRDGQFPSDHFPVVTWLRVGASN, from the coding sequence ATGACCTACAACCTGAAGTTCGCCAGCACCAATCCGCCCAACGCATGGCCCACGCGCCGGCCGCTCATGCGCGAGGTCATCCGGCAAATCGCCCCGGATGTCTTCGGCACCCAGGAAGGACTTTACGAACAGTTGAAGGACCTCGCCGTCGATCTGCCGGAATACGATTGGATCGGCCTGGGCCGCAAGGGCGGCAGCCGAGATGAGTTCATGGCGGGGTTCTTTCGCAAGGCGCGGCTGGAGCCGCTGACATTCGATCACTTCTGGCTCTCCGACATGCCGGAGGTCATCGGATCGAACACGTGGGGCACCAAACACCCCCGCATGGTCACGTGGGTGAAGTTCCTCGACCGGCAGACGCAGCAGGAGTTCTACCTCTGGAACACCCATTTCGACAACGACCTGCAGACGGCGCGAGAGAAAGCCGCCCCGCTGGTCCGCAAACGGATCGCCGCACTGGAGACCACGCTGCCGGTGATCCTGACGGGCGATTTCAATGCCGCCGGCGGCAGGAACCAGGCCCACAAGATCCTGACCGAGGACGGTTTCCTCTCGGACAAGCGGGTGACGGCCAAAGCGCACAAGGGCGAAGATCTCGACACGTCCAACGGGTTCAAAGCCATCCGGCGAAACGGCGCGCGCATCGACTGGATTCTCACGCGCGGCGAGTTCACGGTGGACACCGCCGAGATCGTGACCTTCTCGCGCGACGGCCAGTTTCCGAGCGACCATTTCCCAGTCGTCACCTGGCTCCGGGTGGGCGCGTCCAATTAG